In the Salvia miltiorrhiza cultivar Shanhuang (shh) chromosome 8, IMPLAD_Smil_shh, whole genome shotgun sequence genome, CTGAGTTCGCATTCTTGGCAGAGGGCAACTGCGAGAGGCGACTCCACGGACAGCTGGAGTGTCGTTCATGCGTACCAGACGCCGTCCATGGTGGACATGGTGAATTTGTCCCAGACCATGATCTTAGGTAACCCGTCGCCTCGACCGACGATCAGGCCAACGAGATCTTTCCCTGCAAGGCAGCAGCAGCATCCCAGCTGATGCCTTGTTATGTTGGGTATATGCTAAGACTGTCACATTCTATCATGTCATGCCTTCTTAGATTTGTTATTCATTCTTACATTCTGATATCTCTGCTGGCTTGAAAATTTTGGGCGGGGGGCTTGTAATAAAAAGGACAAAGGGGTAAAAAGGGAAAGAGGATTGTGAGtggttttgtttgtttgttgttGATGGGTTGGGGTATATTAACTTCAAGTGTACATGCAAGGTGATTTTGGGGGAGTGGAATTTAGTATTTCGTAATCATCGGATTCGTAGTTAGTATGATATTATTCGTTTTAGACTTACACGctaatgaaaatattttccacATTTATAATGTACATCAACTGAAGGGGTGATTTTGTGGGAGTTTTCTATCTTGCATTTACTTCTCAATGGATGATATTGTTGACATTTATCACATTTCTATGTGAATGCGCATTTTGTTAAATAGCTCAGCATTTGATTTGTGTTCGATTGACTTTTCTTTTTGTCTGAAGATTTTGtcattaatttttattgaaagTAGTATTATTAATTAGTGTTCTTAGACTTTTGCCTAGTCCAACTAAACTGTGAAGTTAGAAGACTTGAACTTTCAATCACGTGAAACGGCGGGATATTAATTACATTACAAAATTCGTGGAGATTATTGATAAACAAATCTTTGCCGTACAAACTTCTTGAAGATGTTTCATAAACAAATCAAAGTAATATAGACCGTTTTGGatgaacataaatcggaaaaccATTATCAATTTGTCATTTAAAGACCATAAGCTCTAAAAAATATTTGTGAAGTAATTATTGCAGGTAAGAAAGAAAATAATCTTTACATCAAAGTCATTTAGGGTTAATTCATTGCTGAAAGTCGGAAAGAGTCGCTTAATCAAGGGAGAAGTAGCAAATAACACATTTATcgtatttttttgataaattacacaagtaaatacagaaatttaaaaattgtgcGATGGTAGACTTGAACCCAGGACCTCAGGCCTTGGGCATTAGAGCAGCCACATCAACTAACTCAATAGCCTAACTCGAGTTAGCCGATACATTAAGTCAACCTATGCCAACTCCGTTGGCTTAGAGGCTTGACTCGATGGGATGAGCTTGACCTTGACTCATCCGACTTTATATTCGGCGAGTGTTAATTTTAAAATCTGAAATGACTATTTCAACTTATTagttttttcttttgctttcaACGGCTAGTTTCAgtctttattaattttttttcttttcctttaaaCGATActttgcctttttttttttccttctataaatacctctCCATTTCTACactattttcacattaaattatCCTCCCTTATACTTCATAAATCattctttctctatttctccCTCAACTTTCTCTCAATCTCTCACTTTGTTCTTCAATGGATCTCAACTCCCCCCGATTATTTTTCTCTAAATTGGATTGGTTATCTTTTTGGTCCATACTACCAACTGAGACGTGCACAAATCTCGCAAAAATCATCGGGGGTACGAGACGAAGAATCGGCTCAAGGGAGAGATCCATGACAACATAATTTTATTCATGGATACTTCGAGGATGACACCCGAGCAACAAGAAATCCATGTGCAACGGGTGGTGACGATGTTATATATTCGTATTCTATTAAAATGATAAGATTAGAAATGttgtaataataaaaataaaaaatgcttaATTACTCCATATctcaataataacaataaagaTTTCTTAATGaatacataaatttgaaaataagaaCAAATGAAAACAATAAATTGCATAGGATGAAAAGGTGCAAAGGATCTAGCGTAATATAAATCCTATTATAAGAATAAATCGCATTTATAATGAAAATAAGTtagtaattataaattataaaaaaagaaatataaatgGGCACAAACAGAACGATAGTTGGATAATAcgtatacattttttttccaacCATTATTACATGAGGAGATTAAGGTGTAGGGATTCGAGTAATTAAGAGGAAATGAAAATCCACTattaattttaaagaaaaaaaagagaggaaggAAACCCGAAAAGGACAAAAAGGGAATAAAGCCCACAAGCGCCCTCACTTTCACAGACGAGCCAAAAAATGCACGGGTAATTTTAAATGcagcccccaattttctcacCATAGCCCcttattgttttaaaaaataaaaacaattataattatactattttatccttGTAGCCTCTgtttaaaatttgtaataaattaataaatttatcaaaattaataCGTATAATCTCTTAATCATATATAACCTccattaaaaataatcatacaTAACCCCCTAATCAAAGACTGGAAAACGTGGAGGCTACATCTTCCAAGAGACTGCCATTGTTAAGTTTTCTTTATTCAAAGTAATCTTTCCAAGGATTGTTGAGGCAGTTAACAAGCGTAAAAGTTTTGATTCAAGGAAATTCTTCGGATTGTCTCTTCCCTGATACTGCAATCATATTGTTAAAACATGTTATCATCATAGAAGAGAGAATTTGTTTCTTGAATATTGTTCTTGTATTTCTTGTTATTTCCTGCTGATACAATCATCCCTTTTATAGTATTAAGAAGGGAGCTGATATTCAATATTACTTCTACAATATCATGAGGATTcctacaacatcatgaggattcctacaacatcatgaggatccCTATAATTAAGGGATCCTTGAttatcttttgactaactttatcttttgactaactttatTTGTCTGCTGACTTTTTATTCTCAACACATATAATTATCAGAATCTTCATGAATAAATTCTTTTGACTTTGACTGGAGAGCAGTACCCGTTTGAAGAACTTAAACAATTTCTCTAATTCTCCATATATAACGAGAATGAAATTTTAATGTAAATAAAATGCCGGAGTGACATCTCTCCGAGCCCAAGATCGGATTCTGATTAGCAACATGAAAATTGTGGATTGCAATGTAAAGATGGTCAAATAACAAAAAAGTTTCTCACTACACTTGCTTTGATATAATGCACGAGAATGACTTGACATAAGAAGGAAAGGTGAAAGGAAGAAACAGAGAAATGAGTAGTCAATTAGAGTTTTAAGAATCATGTAATCATAAATAATTGGGATTGATAACATTGGAGATTTTCAGAATTTCAAAATTGTGGAAATTTGATCTTCACCGAATGATGAGAAAACAAGAGAATTTAGAGTTTTTCCCAGATATGCTAGTGAGAGACAAAGTTGGAAATGAGAATCTGTGGGTGTTAATGGAGGAAGGAGAAAACGTAGGTGAGAAAGTCACTTTAGAATGTAATTTAGCAATTATGTTCTTCTGATGTTCCTAGATTAATAAGTTGGGGGCTATATAAATAAGCTATTTgtcaatatttttaatatattaatttattataaattttactaaatgataattattagggtaaaatagtacactcatatttttatttttattttttaaaataaaaggctatagtgagaaaattgggggctatgtttaaaattacccaaaATGCACCTAGCGGGGGCCCATGGTCGGAAACACTTTTTCTAACCTCCATCAAATGACAGAAAGACACGTGTCTTGTTATGGGCCCTCCCGAGCAGATCCAGTCGATCAAGACCGTGGATCGGATTTGGCGACCCCGCTCCTTGTATTCAAAATCCAAAATCAAGGAGCGGTGCAATGCGCTTCCAGCATTTGAAAAATTCAGGAAGTCTTCAGCCTCGAGAAATCTGAAACGCCACGTGGTTTTAAGCTGGGCTGGGCTTCCTGCATAGACATCTGTGCTCACTCATGCTGTAACCCCTTCACCGTTacaaccctctctctctctctctctctctcgctacCGAGATAGGACACACAGTGAGATACATGTAAGATATTAGTGCAGCCGACTTACATACACATCGTGTCTAGCTAGCTGTGTTTAATTTGCTACCAATTCTCCGCATTTCATGAGATTGGAGCGGCAGAGTTTTCTTCTCAATGCGAGGGATCAGATTTTTTTAAGCGGAATTGAGTTCCCTTGTTGCCTTCATGCGTATATGCGCAGGCGCAGCTGCTgtggggagagagagaaagctgtACATTTCTACTTGATCCTGCAACTACGAGTTTCTTGGTCAAATTTCCGTTGCTAAAGGTATGCTTAGCTCCTAATTGTTTACATGTTGTTAGGATTAGCTCACAAGTAGATGGTGAGGTGGCTATCCAGTATTTTATCAATTACGTTCGTAAatctcaattaaaaaaaagcTTTTATTTGAAATCGATTTTAGTTCTGCAGCTTTTATCTATCTGCTGCAATGTGCAGTTAGTGAAGCACAGTCTGGACACCAGTATTCTTCGATGTGGTTATTTTAGAATTATCAAATCATAATCTTTTGCATTTTACTGCATATATGCTCTATCAATCGTAATTTACAACAAGATAATGCTAGCCTTGAAATTCGGAATATCAGCAATGGAACAGGAGAAACAGGGGCACGCGCTCGCGCGTGAGGGTAATTCTCATTTGGAATTTAGTTGCTCTTctataaattcttgaaaatccCGATTTTTTTGAATGATGTAAAAGAAAAATTGTCAGCTTGGAACTTGGCTTCATTGATTATAAGGCGAGGTTATGATTCGGATTATTTCATTTCTCTGTTTTCTCTACATTATTAATTTTTGATgtgttataataaaattttaaattctaCCGACAAGTGTGGTCAAGAGAAAACAATACTACATGTCTTTTTCATGCGCCTCAtcattcaaaaaattaaaactaaataaatatgtGTACTGTAACTAGTGGACTCACATCCTTTCTGAATATGTCTTGGAAGCAAAGTCTTTCCTAACCGTTGGCATATATCTGCTTTGGACCATTCATAGAATGTAAATTTATTGgcattttttttctcaatcatAGACGTgttatttattctttctttaCTTAGAATCCATTATTACCTTATCTAAACCAGGGTCAAATGAGATATATTAGTGTAGATGCTGATGTTAATACACTGTATTTTTTCCCCCCTTAATTTTGTCCAGTATGATTGCTGAGGGGTCTCTGTCAGTTCGAGAAGTAGTTGCTTTCACCGAGTTTGGTTGATGAGCCAAATTATACTCATGTACAATATCTTTTTTtcgaaccatgattttcttctAGCCAAATCCATGTCTTTTTcttgcatatttttttttcatttaattgttAGTTGAGATGTCTTTCTATATATGAACAATCTTGGATAAAATACTCCGCTGGTCTGCCCTTGGCTTTCACCTCGTCTTATCATGCGTGAAGTCTGAAATATTAAGTGGTAAGGATGGCCCTTCTTTTGCTTTAAATACCTTTCGATAATGACGTTGGATCGTTTGATTAACAGTAAACAATGTATAAGAGTAATGTGATTGTAATATTTCCACCGCCTTCCTGGCTTTagctttcttttcattttgagTCAATCAGTTTAGATCATTTTCACAATGTTTATTTTTGGTTCATCCCCTCTTCTCAATACCTGGACACAGAATTGAGTAAGCGATTCATAAATTACAGAGTTGCATAACATATTTACATTTGAGTTGGTTTTGTTACACATACTGCATTTGGAAGCCAAAAATTCAGACTAGTCCTCAACCAATCATGCACAAATAAACTTAGTAAGCTGATAGATCTCTATCGGCAAGATAGCATATTGTTTCGTCAAAGCTACAATGAAGCTTATAAGGTTTGTATTATTATCTGAGATGGTATAGAacgaggtttttttttttttattattattgcaaTTATGGTAGGATGATTTTTGTTATATGTGCTTCGTCTGTGCTGGAAGTTTTTGCACATTTCTgctaaaaataattgaattgtATAAGACAAAATTATTTTGTGTTTTAGTTCATTTTGAAAGAGGACAGAAAATTTTACACATTGTGGGCCAAAGAAGTAAGAAATTTGTTGGCCAACCgtgtaaaaaaaagaaaaaaaggtcaTATCCGCCAAACTTTTCACTTGTGATTTGGTTGTTCAATTTTTGCTTTCGAGGGAATTACATCATCAGTACATTTATCGATCATCAAGTGTCATAGATGTTTATCTGCTTAGAAATATGATAACTAAGTCTAATTGATGCCCAAATAGTCAAGTGCTCTTAGTTCTCAGATTTCGGAGAAAAACATCGATGGGGGGATTGTCACTTGAAAAGGAACTATGGTTTGATAAGAGTTTACTACAGTATGGACATATGTTTTATTCATAGAAGTTTTATCTTAGACAGTTATCATCTTACTCAATTAATCTATCTGCATATGTTGTTATGACAAATGTTGCCTGGTGAATTCTTAGACGTTCAGCAAGAACAAGTTCAAGGTTTGTGGCTTAAAGAGATGAACAAATGAATGTACATCAAACACAATCTAGCTCTGGTTGAGAGTTTACAAAATGCAagtaagtttattttttttccaatttttaaattacaattaaacAATACACAGCAACACAGGAGTATTTATTTACTGCTAGAAATATTTATAGTACTTCATGGTTATTCGTCTTATCTCCCTCACAATCTAACACTGGGATTCATTTTCTCTCATGTTTAAGTTGTCTGTGCAAATATATTTGTTTACCTACAATGCAGTTGATTGGAAATCTACATTCGGAATTTGTTAATATTTTGTTGGTTTTTATTATTTACGCTTCAATTTCAGTTTTGTTATTAGTGCTGAATTCATGGGGCGTCGGGTAGAAATCACACTTCTTTGTTTCATTACCGTGGTCTGGTTTCAGCAGACTCTTTCTGGTAAGTACTAAGTAATACACATGTACTAGAGTGCATATCTACATTACCATTTATTTATACACAGGCAGACTCTTCCAATTTAACATGAGTTGTATATGTGGAGCATTATATAGGATCAACAACACGTCTTCCacattttcttgatttttataACATCATCAAAGTGCCTTACTGGCAGTATATGGCAGCAAACTGACAGTCTTTGACATTTACCAGATGGGCCAGCAACAAGTTCTGACACGGACAAGTGGACATGCACTTGTTCTATTGCGCGTGAACAAACCTTGACTTTTGCCCTGGCAAACTGCTCTTCTTCCTGTGATTGTAACCCTGGTATCACAGTTTCTCTTGATATTTATCTGCTTCCATTATTGGCTAGACTGTAACTTAGTCCCTATATTTGAATATCTACCTCTTATTCTGATGGTTCCTTGTGTATGACAAAGAGAGTCCCACATACTATAATGGAATATATTATATAGAGAACTAACTGCAAAAGATGATAGAAATAGTTCATTCGTTGGTTGATATTTTCAAGTAGATACATTGAAAATTGAATAAACTAATGTAAATCTACGTCATGCATGGAGTTCCTAATATTTATTGGAGAATGTATTTGTGTAACTCAAAAACAAAGGACCAAAATGTTTGATGTAAAGATACAGATACATATTCAAGGCTCCTCACATTCTCTCTGGATAATTGTCTATTTATCAAGTCCACTGTTCTGTTTATGGAGCATAATCTTTTGCGGTAGTTCCTTGACCTGCTTTTTTCTTAACATGCAGCTGCAGGAGGATCAGATGAAAATAGATGGACTTGCATTTGCAATGCTGGTGGGCTACCTAGGttagtaggtgaagaaaatgGCAGTAGCTGTTTTACAGCGTGCAATTGTAATGCTGGTAAATCTTCAAAGCTTGATGATATGATTAGTAGCAACTTGTTTTATCAGTCTATCACTCTTCAATGTTGACAATGAACGTGAATGTGATTTTCGTATCAGCAACTGATTGAGAAGCCTTCTTTGCTATATCTTCTGCCAGTTTAtggaaaaattcaaaaattagcTTGGGCAATCACACTATGCCTATTCAATTACTTGATATATGAGAATCTTGAGTGTTCACTTGCAAAAGTGATGTGTTCATACTATGGCATATTGTCTTTACAGGGACTTTATCCGAGTTGGAACCTTCGAAGAAACGCATTCCAGTCAAAGTTGTTTTCATAGTTCTCTTACTCTGTCTCGTCCTGACAGCCATTGGATTGGCTGCTATAATGTTATGGCATGTCTATCGGAAGGACAAGCATCCAGTTCAATGggcttcatcttcatcagatAGACTAACAAGTTGTAGTAGTGCTGTAAACTTGATGAGCCATGGTTCTTCTCCTATGCCAGTATACAAAGGATATCTAGATTCTTCTGCCAAACCTTTTATGGGTAAATATCCATGTCTACCAATTTTTTCTGGACTATATTTTCTGATTCTAGCTATTTCTTTTTCACAAGTAAATTATTCAACTGAAGCAGGTCTCATGATTGATTTTTAACATCTCTCGCTTTGTTTTCTCTTGGCTAAAGGGTGCATTCCCCAGAATCCATTCCTGTTGAGAAGGGGAACAAAAGCACTGCATGGAACGATAATACAGTTTTCATATTCTGAGCTGGAAAACGCAACAGACAAATTTTCTGATACTAATTTGGTCGGAGTTGGAGGATGCAGCCACGTCTACCGTGGTAATCTCAGAGATGGTAGAACGGTTGCAgtcaagaaaatgaaaagacaAGGTGGCCCGGACGCAGAGCATGTTTTCCTGGCTGAGGTACTAAACTAATTTATTGTTTGTCAGTCAAaacaattttcataattagtaaGTAAAAGGATGTGAATACAACACCTCTTTTTTCACTCAGATACAACTGATTGCAAGACTTCACCACTGTCATGTGGTTCCTTTGCTTGGATACTGCTTGGAACACCAAGGGAAGAATGCTGAGAGACTACTGGTATTTGAGTACATTCCCAATGGTAATCTCAGGGAATGTCTCGATGGGGAACTAGGCCAATGTTTGGGTTGGAATACTCGAGTTTCAATAGCTCTTGGAGCTGCACGAGGTTTGGAGTATCTCCATGATGCTGCTGCACCTAGAATATTGCACAGAGATGTCAAATCCaccaacattctcttagacGAAAGATGGAAAGCCAAGGTAGGGAATATCCTTCATCAGTAGCAAAATTAACTACATGATAGTTATGATTAAAAGCTATAGTTAACTAGGTATCATTGCAAAACACTAATGTATTCTTTTTCAGCTTGGTATACGTGACTACTCAATGACTCAATGTTTATGCCTGCAGATTACTGATCTTGGCATGGCTAAACACCTTCAGAATGATGGCATTCTCAGCTGTTCCAGTTCTCCAGATAGAATGCAAGGGACCTTTGGTTACTTTGCACCAGAGTATGCAATTGTTGGACGAGCTTCTTTGAAGTCTGATGTTTTCAGCTTTGGCGTAGTTCTTCTTGAACTCATCACTGGTCGAAAGCCCATCCACAAGTCATCCAACAAAGGGGCAGAAAGTCTCGTGATATGGGTATGGAAAGTTGACTTGTTATGTTTTAGCCATGATACACAGTAGCTTGTCTGCTCATAGGTATGTTTGAATGAGAAGAGAAACTTATTATAATTGCGTTGCAGGCAACAGCTCGTCTGCATGACAGTAAGCGAGTGATAGAAGAATTGCCAGACCCGCGTCTCCAAGGCAAgtttgaagaagaagagatGCAGGTAATGGCCTACTTAGCAAAGGAGTGCCTGCTGTTGGATCCTGATTCTCGACCAACAATGAGTGAAGTGGTCCAGATTCTTTCGACTATCGCTCCAGACAGATCTAAACGGAATAATCTGCCACTACGTGCATTCCAGGTATCTATCTGATGATCATATATAGTACCTATACAATGTAGCCTAATTTGTTCTTGAACATGTCTTCTAATCTTGTGTTTGATTTGTCAGTGTGGAATGAAGAGTGAGAATCCAGAGATGAGTGATGGAGATCTTCATGACGCCTCCTCCTCCTCGACAGAAGAGATCAAGCAAATCACTTCTGAGATCATCAAGAATGAGAAGGAGGAAGATGATTCGCCATCCGACGTGGAGAAGCTCATGCTCCTCACTTCAAAGAGACGAAGCTCGCGGGGCCTCCAAGACGACGAAGTGGTGGATTTAACGGAGCCACGGTTGGAGTCATTCTGCCTGCCAAACTTTGAGTCCCATGTTGTCAAGATTTCATACGCAGGTACATAAAACTCTATACACATTTGCAGCTGCTTCAAACGTGCCTAGAAAGCGTGTTTACAGCGCCAAcaggaaaaaataaattaaaaagacaAAAAAGTAAAGTGTTGCATCTGAAAAGAACCAAAAGATGGAATGAGCATTACATTTTGTATGATGGCTctcattgtattttttttattcttgatTTTGAGTTG is a window encoding:
- the LOC131000551 gene encoding receptor-like serine/threonine-protein kinase NCRK, with translation MGRRVEITLLCFITVVWFQQTLSDGPATSSDTDKWTCTCSIAREQTLTFALANCSSSCDCNPAAGGSDENRWTCICNAGGLPRLVGEENGSSCFTACNCNAGTLSELEPSKKRIPVKVVFIVLLLCLVLTAIGLAAIMLWHVYRKDKHPVQWASSSSDRLTSCSSAVNLMSHGSSPMPVYKGYLDSSAKPFMGCIPQNPFLLRRGTKALHGTIIQFSYSELENATDKFSDTNLVGVGGCSHVYRGNLRDGRTVAVKKMKRQGGPDAEHVFLAEIQLIARLHHCHVVPLLGYCLEHQGKNAERLLVFEYIPNGNLRECLDGELGQCLGWNTRVSIALGAARGLEYLHDAAAPRILHRDVKSTNILLDERWKAKITDLGMAKHLQNDGILSCSSSPDRMQGTFGYFAPEYAIVGRASLKSDVFSFGVVLLELITGRKPIHKSSNKGAESLVIWATARLHDSKRVIEELPDPRLQGKFEEEEMQVMAYLAKECLLLDPDSRPTMSEVVQILSTIAPDRSKRNNLPLRAFQCGMKSENPEMSDGDLHDASSSSTEEIKQITSEIIKNEKEEDDSPSDVEKLMLLTSKRRSSRGLQDDEVVDLTEPRLESFCLPNFESHVVKISYAGT